Proteins encoded in a region of the Anguilla anguilla isolate fAngAng1 chromosome 10, fAngAng1.pri, whole genome shotgun sequence genome:
- the LOC118237096 gene encoding suppressor APC domain-containing protein 2-like isoform X1 codes for MVTSQVGPRGLEAGDLPDRPSPAWKTVWATYTTVFIPLSSSLYSSKALNFFLWLKQMKELEQEKDTLLAGLEVLDQAREWIQDQIQLVTERQRHMGQSNHCMDFISEPSHSRLNILLPKLQLVNHCLSDLLSCSGMEVREKSDMITQLQQDKSALIKKLFDQHARSTQDDSTLDSTFI; via the exons ATGGTAACAAGCCAGGTTGGGCCCAGGGGCCTAGAAGCTGGGGACTTGCCTGACCGACCCAGTCCAGCCTGGAAAACAGTTTGGGCCACGTACACCACAGTCTTCATTCCTCTCAGCAGCAGTCTGTACAGCAGCAAGGCACTAAACTTCTTCCTGTGg CTGAAGCAGATGAAGGAGTTGGAGCAGGAGAAAGATACACTGTTGGCAGGACTGGAAGTATTGGATCAGGCCCGGGAGTGGATTCAGGACCAGATCCAGCTtgtgactgagagacagaggcacaTGGGCCAAAGCAACCACTGCATG GATTTTATCTCAGAACCTAGCCATAGTCGCCTGAACATCCTGCTACCCAAATTACAACTGGTCAACCACTGCCTCAGTGACCTCCTGTCTTGCTCTGGTATG GAAGTGAGAGAAAAGAGTGACATGATCACTCAGCTTCAACAAGATAAATCTGCATTGATAAAGAAGCTTTTTGACCAACATGCTCGAAGCACTCAAGATGACAGCACTCTGGACTCCACCTTCATCTAA
- the LOC118237096 gene encoding suppressor APC domain-containing protein 2-like isoform X2, whose protein sequence is MVTSQVGPRGLEAGDLPDRPSPAWKTVWATYTTVFIPLSSSLYSSKALNFFLWLKQMKELEQEKDTLLAGLEVLDQAREWIQDQIQLVTERQRHMGQSNHCMDFISEPSHSRLNILLPKLQLVNHCLSDLLSCSGSERKE, encoded by the exons ATGGTAACAAGCCAGGTTGGGCCCAGGGGCCTAGAAGCTGGGGACTTGCCTGACCGACCCAGTCCAGCCTGGAAAACAGTTTGGGCCACGTACACCACAGTCTTCATTCCTCTCAGCAGCAGTCTGTACAGCAGCAAGGCACTAAACTTCTTCCTGTGg CTGAAGCAGATGAAGGAGTTGGAGCAGGAGAAAGATACACTGTTGGCAGGACTGGAAGTATTGGATCAGGCCCGGGAGTGGATTCAGGACCAGATCCAGCTtgtgactgagagacagaggcacaTGGGCCAAAGCAACCACTGCATG GATTTTATCTCAGAACCTAGCCATAGTCGCCTGAACATCCTGCTACCCAAATTACAACTGGTCAACCACTGCCTCAGTGACCTCCTGTCTTGCTCTG GAAGTGAGAGAAAAGAGTGA